The Actinomycetota bacterium genome contains a region encoding:
- the mmsA gene encoding CoA-acylating methylmalonate-semialdehyde dehydrogenase, giving the protein MTLLPEPQAEYGTLKNYVGGEWKESTGSLRNVVNPATGKVIARVPDSTPQEVAEAVAVAKEAFQEWKQTSVVKRTRPFFQLKCLLEEHKEDLARSLVQEMGKTIKDARAEMLRAVEEIEAACAIPTTTRGYQQENIGPNLDLKVTYIPRGVFFMVPSFNFPAMVPLEYLPYAVAAGCTYINKPSSRVPITQVRIFELIDRCGFPPGVINLVHGGANVVNALMEHPDTEGFSFVGSTRVGAALYAKAASLGKRGQAATEAKNHFVVMPDADLDTVVNAALASFFGAGGQRCLAGSVLVPVGEIYEPLRDRFVEAASRWKLGYGLDESVDLGPVVTHRDRDRINGMIDTAVAEGAIPLLDGRNPDVPDWKNGAFVGPTILDGVTPDMKIAQDEVFGPVAAISPVDSLDEAIALIERSRYGHSAMLFTKSGSAARSFESRVPVGNIGINVGVPATQAWATLGGLKESGYGAVHGRGESYLFFTDRKIVAQRWA; this is encoded by the coding sequence ATGACGCTGCTACCCGAACCACAGGCGGAGTACGGCACGCTCAAGAACTACGTCGGCGGAGAGTGGAAGGAGTCGACGGGCTCTCTTCGGAACGTGGTCAACCCCGCAACGGGAAAGGTCATCGCCCGCGTGCCGGACTCGACCCCGCAGGAGGTCGCCGAGGCCGTGGCAGTCGCCAAGGAAGCGTTCCAGGAGTGGAAGCAAACCTCGGTGGTCAAGCGAACCCGCCCGTTCTTCCAACTCAAGTGCCTACTCGAGGAGCACAAGGAGGACCTGGCGCGCTCGCTGGTCCAGGAAATGGGCAAGACCATCAAGGACGCCCGTGCCGAGATGCTGCGGGCCGTCGAAGAGATCGAGGCCGCCTGTGCGATCCCGACCACCACCAGGGGCTACCAGCAGGAGAACATCGGCCCCAACCTGGACCTCAAGGTCACCTACATCCCTCGCGGCGTGTTCTTCATGGTCCCGTCGTTCAACTTCCCGGCGATGGTTCCCCTCGAGTACCTGCCGTACGCCGTGGCAGCCGGCTGCACCTACATCAACAAGCCGTCGTCGCGGGTACCGATCACGCAGGTACGCATCTTCGAACTGATCGACCGGTGCGGTTTCCCACCGGGCGTGATCAACCTGGTCCATGGAGGAGCCAACGTCGTGAACGCCCTCATGGAGCACCCCGATACCGAAGGTTTCTCCTTCGTCGGATCCACCCGCGTCGGCGCGGCCCTGTACGCCAAAGCCGCATCGTTGGGGAAACGGGGGCAGGCGGCAACCGAGGCCAAGAACCACTTCGTGGTCATGCCCGACGCCGATCTCGACACCGTCGTGAACGCCGCGCTCGCCTCGTTCTTCGGAGCGGGAGGACAGCGCTGTCTTGCCGGATCGGTGCTCGTGCCGGTCGGTGAGATCTACGAGCCTCTGCGCGACCGATTCGTGGAGGCGGCGTCACGGTGGAAGCTGGGGTACGGACTCGATGAGAGCGTGGACCTGGGTCCCGTCGTCACGCATCGCGATCGCGACCGGATCAACGGCATGATCGACACTGCCGTGGCCGAAGGCGCCATCCCCCTGCTCGATGGACGCAATCCCGACGTTCCGGACTGGAAGAACGGCGCGTTCGTGGGTCCGACGATTCTCGACGGTGTCACTCCCGACATGAAGATCGCTCAAGATGAGGTGTTCGGCCCGGTCGCGGCCATCAGCCCCGTCGACAGCCTCGACGAGGCGATCGCGCTGATCGAGCGAAGCCGCTACGGACACTCGGCCATGCTCTTCACCAAGAGCGGTTCGGCGGCTCGGTCGTTCGAGTCACGGGTACCCGTCGGCAACATCGGCATCAACGTCGGCGTGCCGGCGACCCAGGCGTGGGCGACGCTCGGCGGCCTCAAGGAGTCCGGGTACGGAGCCGTGCACGGTCGGGGCGAGTCGTACCTGTTCTTCACCGACCGCAAGATCGTCGCCCAACGCTGGGCCTGA